One genomic window of Globicephala melas chromosome 8, mGloMel1.2, whole genome shotgun sequence includes the following:
- the JRKL gene encoding jerky protein homolog-like codes for MSGKRKRVVLTIKDKLDIIKKLEDGGSSKQLAVIYGIGETTVRDIRKNKEKIITYASSSDSTSLLAKRKSMKPSMYEELDRAMLEWFNQQRAKGNPVSGPICAKRAEFFFYALGMDGDFNPSAGWLTRFKQRHSIREINIRNERLSGDETAVEDFCNNFRDFIERENLQPEQIYNADETGLFWKCLPSRTSVIKGKCTAPGHKSIEERVTIMCCANATGLHKLKLCVVGKAKKPRSFKSTDTSNLPVSYFSQKGAWMDLSIFRQWFDKIFVPQVREHLRSKGLQEKAVLLLDNSPTHPNENVLRSDDGQIFAKYLPPNVASLIQPSNQGVIAMMKRNYRAGLLQNNLEEGNDLRSFWKKLTLLDALYEIAMAWNLVKPVTISRAWKKILPTIEEKESLDFDEEDISVAAVATILQHTKGLENVTPENVEKWLEVDSTEPGYEVLTDSEIIRRAQGQTDESSENEEEEIELIPEKHINHAAALQWTENLLDYLEQQGDMILPDRLVIRKLRATIRNKQKMTKSS; via the coding sequence GATTTATGGAATTGGTGAGACAACAGTTCgggatataagaaaaaataaggaaaagattaTAACTTACGCAAGCAGTTCTGATTCCACAAGTCTTCTGGCCAAGAGGAAATCTATGAAGCCATCCATGTATGAGGAACTGGACAGAGCAATGCTGGAATGGTTCAACCAGCAAAGAGCAAAAGGGAATCCCGTGTCTGGACCAATTTGTGCAAAAAGGGCAGAGTTCTTCTTTTATGCTTTGGGAATGGATGGTGATTTTAACCCCTCTGCTGGTTGGTTAACTCGTTTTAAGCAGCGGCACAGCATTAGAGAGATTAATATTAGAAACGAAAGATTAAGTGGAGATGAGACAGCTGTGGAAGATTTTTGCAACAACTTTCGAGACTTTATTGAACGAGAGAATTTGCAACCAGAACAGATCTACAATGCAGATGAAACTGGACTGTTTTGGAAATGCTTGCCTTCCAGGACTTCAGTAATCAAAGGTAAATGCACAGCCCCTGGGCACAAGTCAATTGAAGAAAGAGTCACTATCATGTGTTGTGCCAATGCAACAGGTTTACACAAACTTAAGCTTTGTGTTGTGGGGAAAGCAAAGAAACCTCGCTCCTTCAAGTCAACTGACACCTCAAACCTGCCAGTCTCTTATTTCAGCCAAAAAGGTGCATGGATGGATCTTTCCATTTTCCGACAATGGTTTGATAAGATCTTTGTGCCACAAGTTCGCGAGCACTTAAGATCCAAAGGCTTGCAAGAAAAGGCTGTGCTCTTGTTGGATAATTCACCAACACATCCAAATGAAAATGTCCTGAGGTCAGATGATGgccaaatatttgctaaatatttaCCACCTAATGTGGCTTCGTTGATTCAGCCCTCAAATCAGGGAGTCATAGCTATGATGAAGAGAAACTATCGTGCAGGTCTTCTCCAGAACAACTTGGAAGAAGGCAATGACCTGAGATCATTCTGGAAGAAACTAACTCTGCTAGATGCACTTTATGAAATAGCAATGGCATGGAATTTAGTAAAGCCAGTTACCATTAGCAGAGCATGGAAGAAGATTCTCCCTAccatagaggaaaaagaaagcctGGACTTTGATGAAGAAGATATCTCAGTGGCTGCTGTGGCTACCATTTTACAACACACCAAAGGATTGGAAAATGTGACTCCTGAGAACGTTGAAAAATGGCTTGAAGTGGACAGTACTGAACCAGGCTATGAAGTCTTAACTGACAGTGAAATCATCAGAAGAGCACAAGGCCAGACAGATGAATCCAGTGAAAATGAGGAGGAGGAAATAGAACTGATTCcagagaaacatattaatcatgCAGCTGCTCTCCAATGGACTGAAAATTTATTGGATTATCTAGAACAACAAGGTGATATGATTCTGCCTGATAGACTGGTGATACGTAAACTTCGAGCCACCATCAGAAATAAACAGAAGATGACAAAGTCAAGTTAG